Genomic segment of Euzebya rosea:
GATGCGCAGGGCGGACGCGATGGACTGGAGGATCTCCGCGGACGGCTTGCGCAGGCCGCGTTCGATCTGGGAGAGGTAGGGGTTGCTGACCCCGGCGCGCTTGGCGAGGTGGCGAACCGACAGCTGCGCGGCCTCGCGCTGCTCCCGGATGAAGCCGCCGAGGTCGCGGACGCGACGGTCGGCCGCATCGGCGACGTCCCTCACGGTGTCACCCGCGGCGTCGATGGCGTCCTTCGGATCCTTCACGGCACTCACCTCACCCTCGGCTCTTGATGGTCTGGAGTCTCGGAGGGCACTGCTTGCCCCCGTTGTCTGCAACGTTAACAGTTGCAAGCACTGCGTGCAAGAGTTAGCACCAACTATTTTCGTGCGATTCCGCGGGGTCGACCGGCGGACGGTCGCCGGGTCGTGTCAGGAGAGGCCGAAGGCTTCGGTGG
This window contains:
- a CDS encoding helix-turn-helix domain-containing protein, which encodes MKDPKDAIDAAGDTVRDVADAADRRVRDLGGFIREQREAAQLSVRHLAKRAGVSNPYLSQIERGLRKPSAEILQSIASALRISAETLYVKAGILEERQTDLASAILSDQTLTEKQRRALLEIYRSFTAGHDEVDTTRQADDDAPGEAEEHAS